The following proteins are encoded in a genomic region of Anomaloglossus baeobatrachus isolate aAnoBae1 chromosome 6, aAnoBae1.hap1, whole genome shotgun sequence:
- the BASP1 gene encoding brain acid soluble protein 1: MGGKLSKKKKGYNVNDDKSKDKDKKADGANTEEEGATKTNEEVQPVENADAKENKEEKNDKEPQAAENKTEDKEAEKDATSKDAVQKSESEKTEASSEAKVEPQNAEPPVTKQEEPAIACPAPTANSEGTKASESTTEAKTSQPSEAPAPSKVDDKSKEDGEAKKTEAPSAPEAKTETAPASDSKPSSEAAPSSAKSPEPEATSSSTKASEPAGPADEVKATETPAANSDQTVAVQE; this comes from the coding sequence ATGGGAGGAAAGTTGAGCAAGAAGAAGAAGGGATACAATGTAAATGATGACAAATCAAAAGATAAGGATAAAAAGGCAGATGGAGCAAACACAGAGGAAGAAGGGGCAACTAAAACTAATGAGGAGGTTCAACCTGTAGAAAATGCTGATGCAAAAGAAAATAAAGAAGAGAAAAATGACAAGGAACCACAGGCTGCTGAAAACAAAACTGAGGACAAAGAAGCAGAGAAGGATGCAACAAGTAAGGATGCAGTACAAAAATCTGAATCTGAGAAGACAGAGGCTTCCTCCGAAGCCAAAGTGGAACCTCAGAATGCTGAACCTCCTGTAACCAAGCAAGAGGAACCAGCTATTGCATGTCCTGCTCCAACTGCCAATAGTGAAGGCACTAAAGCCTCTGAATCTACCACTGAAGCAAAAACTTCCCAGCCTTCAGAAGCACCAGCACCAAGTAAAGTAGATGACAAGAGCAAAGAGGATGGGGAAGCCAAAAAGACTGAGGCTCCCTCCGCACCTGAGGCCAAAACTGAGACCGCTCCAGCTTCAGACTCAAAACCTAGCAGTGAGGCTGCTCCATCTTCCGCGAAGTCTCCAGAACCTGAAGCAACTAGTTCATCTACTAAGGCCTCTGAGCCTGCAGGACCAGCTGATGAAGTTAAAGCTACTGAAACCCCAGCAGCTAATTCTGATCAAACCGTAGCAGTTCAAGAGTAA